Proteins co-encoded in one Nicotiana sylvestris chromosome 7, ASM39365v2, whole genome shotgun sequence genomic window:
- the LOC138873872 gene encoding uncharacterized protein codes for MIQSSRKWHEKLSFALLGYRTTVRTSVGATPYLLVYGTEAVIPAEVEIPSLRIIVEAKIEDSDWVKTHLEQLTLIDEKRMAAVCHGMLYQQRMARAYNKKVRPRNFEVGKLILRRILPHHEEAKGKFAPNWKGPYIIRKIFPRGALYLGDIEGNDPEAVVNVDTVKSIKVSPEENESPVKKAEVVIVI; via the exons atgattcaaagttccaggaagtggcatgaaaagttgtcttttgcattgttggggtatcgcactacggtgcgcacatcggtcGGGGCAACCCCGTACCTTCTGGTttatggaactgaagccgtaatacccgcggaagttgaaatcccttctctccggatcattgttgaagctaaaattgaagacagtgaCTGGGTCAAAACCCACTTGGAACAGTTAACCCtaatcgatgaaaagcgaatggccgcagtctgcCATGGGatgttgtaccaacaaagaatggcccgtgcctacaacaagaaagtgcggcctagaaattttgaagtggggaAACTCAttttaaggcgtattcttccccatcatgaggaagcaaaaggaaaatttgctcctaactggaaaggcccatataTCATCAGAAAGATATTTCCAAGAGGGGCATTGTACCTgggagatattgaaggaaatgatcccgaagcAGTTGTGAACGTAGAcacagtcaaaag CATAAAGGTTTCGCCGGAGGAAAATGAGTCGCCGGTCAAGAAAGCAGAAGTGGTGATTGTGATATAG